The nucleotide window CTGGACGATGCGCATGCATGCGTGTGCGTGCGTGTTATGAAGCCGAGCTGAGCTTGACTGGGGAAGAATTTGTGGACTTGGCGGAGCATCTGGGACCGTCGAACGATACGCCAAGCCTTTCGGATGGAGATATCCATTTGGGtattgtcttgtcttgtgttGATGCTGGCACATCAAGTTcatgtcgttgttgttgttgttgtattGTGTTGTCTTGACCTTCGATTCATTGTACCACTACTAACCGGGTCACGATCTTAATGATGTACATAGCATTCAAGCCGGCGGAGATTGATAAGATATTTGTGTAATTGACCACATCCATCAAAGACAACAATTCTCTCGCCAAGACTGCTCGACTCGTGATAGTTTTCGGGTATTAAACTCTAAGAGATGGAGTAAGGTCCAACTAATCGAGGCTTCTGACTCATGCATTTCTGCGATTGGAAGTGGTATCGTGTGAATGCAGCGATGTTACCGTTTTAGCCAATGCAAGATGTCGGGATTAGGCCGCTGAGACCAGCCGTCACTTGAACTGTGATTCTCAACATGAGCGAGAACCGTATAACAACATACAAGCATCAATTCCAACTATGCATAGTGCTTACGGTGAATGCAATATGATAGTCGGATACGGCATGTAGCTCTTGTCATATTGCAGCCACGGCTGTTGGTGACGAGACTGCAACAATCACCAACTTGACTGCGGAATCTGGAGCCAGGACCAACGAAGACGTAGGATCCTGCAATCGGTGTGTTCACATCATATAGAAGGGGTAGCATATgcctatctatctatctatcagCGACTGTCGTTGCGCATTCAGCCAAAACAGTTGTATTGGTTGGACCGAGTGGCATAGAACTTGACACTAATCTCTCACATCACAGGTCAGATCCGATCATCAGAGATAATTTTCTGCTTAATATTCTTGCAGTTACGCCTCTAGAGGCATGGTTCGTGGGTTCGTATCCCTCGTCTATTGATACTCAGCTGTTATAAACCCCctagaaggaggaagagtctGTTGAGACGAACAGGTAAGGCCAGCTGTTGATCAACCTTATTTTGAAGCAGAATGAATACATAAATATCGCCTCCCATAGTATATTGTTAAACGAACCGAAACGATTTCGTCAGTTGGTGGATTACATCTTCCATATGACAGATAAGGGGACTGATAATACGCCAACTTCTACATAACGACAACCCACTGACCAAACACACCCAAGACACAACATCTCTTTTTGCAGGACAGATAGCCATTCCGTCATTAATAATATCAAACACTTTCTGCTACGTCAGCTGGCCAAGCCACCTACTCGCAGTCTTCCAATATAGCTACGATAACATCACTTTGCCCACGCATTAAATCAGAAAGTGCCAGCCAGATGCAAATAGATTACGTCCAATAGAATCAACTACAAGCTTCCGCCTCTGTAATCTCTTCCTTATAGTCTACACTATCTTTTGTGGTCTATTTTACATCCAGCATTGGATGCCCAGACCTAGATCACCAAGCCTCCTTTGCAGAGAAATCAGAGACTGccaatattataaagttcaCTCGTTCTCCATAACTAAACTCTCTCTTTCACCTGTAAGCCTGTAGCTCGGTGTGTTCTTATCGCAGCCTTTCAGTATTTCTGCCGCGTGAGGTTATcttaaaagtaaaacttgCCACCGCAGCACTCAGCAACTTTATATAAGGGCACCCCGAATTTACACACAAGTTAAATACAAGTCAACTGTGCTCGTAAGATTGTTAcgcttcttcaagccaaCTTCAAACTACATTCCTCATTTGCTGCCTACGAGAAATCGCAACACAACAAATATTTTGTCTACGCTCCCCAAAATGGACTACAGCAACGGACTTTTCACTGTGTGCATCTTGGCCTTCAGCACGACCGTATGTATACTTGGTCTCATTCTAGGtgttgtcttcatcttcctccaacGACAAAGGGACGAGCAGCTACTGGACGATATTTACAACACCGTGTGTGCGGCCAATGAAGCATCATATGACGCTGAGGACTGTAACTGCATGAATGGCGAGCAAAGGCAAGTACCAAGGAATCATCGGGTTCCAAACTATTCTTCGATCGGCTCCCAGAGGAAAAGAGCATCAGCGGCATAGCCCaccacagcagcagcaataagAACAAGCACCACATCCCCAATGGAGGCGCGTATCGGCGAAAGCTGGTAACGTGGCGTCAAGATTTATGGCATGAGGGGTACATCACACAGTTCAATAGGAGAGTTTGGCAGAGTGAGTTGTAGGGGACATACAAGTCAATGAAGAACTTTGTTGAAAGAGGGTTTGGTAGGTCGTGTGCAAGAAAGAAACTTTGCACACGGATATGACGACTATAAGACCCTTTATCCTTCTTGTCTCCTTTCACAAGTTTAAACGAGGGGCAAGTCGTGGCTCGGCACGGATCATACAACACTTTtccttcatcatgatcaAAATATCCCACTTTACTGGCTTCATAAGCAAAATGAGTCCTCGAAACTACCAAATGGCCCCTGGCGCCTACAATTCTGATAAAATCCCTTCAAGCAAGTGCGTGGCCATCTCAGCAACATATTTAATACTGCCTCTGACCAATGCAGCAGCACAATGTCGAATACCGAAGCAGAACTTCAGCAGGATGAATCGATACCCTGGGGCATGATTGTCTTTTAcatccttttctctctctttttcctgTTGACGATCCTTCGTTGGACTGATCTCCAACTCAGGATTTTCTGTGCTTTCATCAACAGCGGCCGATGGCGAGCATACTTCGGAATGGAAATACCCGGACGACATGACCAGGACAACTTCAAAAAGGTAGCACTTGGGGATGGCCCTTTGTTGGTGAAGAGCGTTGTGAAAAAGGTTCGGTTCTACGACGATACGACCATTATTGAAGGCATTGAGCGAGTGGAAGTAAAGGGCAATGGGGTCGATTGTTCTGGACAAGACGAACCAAAGCACTAATGAGGAAGCTTAGTACTGTGGTCTTCATTAACTACATTCTCTACCTATGTTTCAATATCTCGGGctcttcttaatatatattcaTGCGTTGTCCTGGTCCGTAAAcattagcttaattactgCCTTTGAGTATCTCCAGAGGCTTCGCAAAACTCAATTCCTTTACCAAATCATTCCAAGCCGTCTCCTGAAGCGCCTTTCCCACCGGGTCGTACATAATCTGGGGGTACCTGTCACATTCAATCAGTAAATTTTCGTCGCTGTCGGCTCCTGAATACTCACGGCTTCATCTTGCCCTCGCCAACAAAGCTGCCGTGGCTTTCTTTGCCCTTCACGgcaacagcatcaacatAAGATCTTGCGCCAGTAGAGACTGTCCTTCCAACAATAGGCTTGGCAATGCTCATCCAAAACTGCTCAATCTTGCTCCTCTTGCCGTCTGTTCCAAATTCTGTTCCCCTGCACGCGCCGGGATTGGGGAAGTTGACAATGACTTCGTCGGGCGAGACGTACTCGGAGAGTTTTCCGACAAACATGATaagaagaagcttggatATCTGGTAGGCTCCATTGCTGGACCAGCTGGAAGGGTCATCGACTGTATCCCAGATGGAATCACTTGTTCCAGTCCATTGAGCCCAGTATGACATGTCAGAGCCAACGAGAGCGAGATGTGCAGGCTCAGAGTTCCCATGCTTCTTCCTTAGGACGGGTAAAAGAAGGATAGCGAGGAGGGCAGTGGAGAGGTAGTTGATCTGACACGTCATTTCATGCTTGGACTCGTCCGATCGCTCAAACTGAGGTCTGCTCAATCCAGCGTTCAGGATGGCAATATCAAGTCGAGGCAAAGTCTCACACCACTTGACGAAGTTTTGGATTGACTTGTACGAAGCCATGTCAACTAATAAAACTTCAATCTTTGCTCTTGGGAACTCGTTTCTTAGTTTCTGTGCTGCACTATCACCTCTCGTTTGGTTCCGCACAGCAATGATCAGGTATGAGAGATCAAGAGCGAGAAGTTGACGAGCACACTCAAAACCCAATCCAACGTTTGAGCCCGTGATGAGAGCTGTTTTTCCGGATAGAGTGACGCCTTTGGGGATTTTGGGAACTCCTTCGATGAATTGGCGGGATAGGAATGCAAGAGGGCTAGCCTCCCAGGCGGCATTATGCTGGAGCTGAGCAGACATCGTAATTATTGATAAATTGAATGAATAGAAACACTGATGGTCTATATCTTGCTATAGAACTATCCTCGCTGctttcttatatatctatGCCCTCCGGTCGAGGTACGGACGAATTCACGGACGAAGCTTGGTTAACAGCGATCGTCTGTGTTAGTTTCGCAGCTATTTTGTTCGGCCGTGCGGAGGCCGAGACGGACGAATTGATGCACTTCTTACCAATTCTTGGAAGTGTAATTGTCATTGATTGAAAGGGTCCATATATCTGAGATTAAGAGATAACGATAGACTtgatattagttttattcaAGGACTCGAACATTTGCTATAGATACCGGCGAGGATTAGTTCATTAGGCTGTCATTATAGGGGAAGATAGCCTCTGAGGTGAAATAGTTTTTAGAccaataataaagtattagaGCAGGATAATAGAACAACTATagattaaagataaaaagaaaagggcaTAAGAATATAACTAAGCCTAAGAGTATTGATCTCAAAAGGTCATATTTATCGATCGAACCTCAATGATGTTCGCATTGACTTATTATGTGCTTCAGATGTGAGGATAACCATAACCACACAACTATTTGTGATTGAATTCCAGTATGATAGATGGCAAtcagctcatcaagatctgTCCATATCAAGGTTACAGAAACATCATAGAAAAGTAAATCAATTGATGGCCCGACTCATTCGATTGTGGGTTCCTATTGTATACCTGAATGTGTTGGTTCAGGTGAGAAAACATAGGGTAACCCTGTCTCATATGTAGAATAACCCCAGCAAATCACATCTGTGGTCGCATTTGCCTAATCTGTCCCTTGTGTCAATCATTACTGGGCTCGTTAAAATGCAGTGCAGCGATACAATGAACGAGGGCCTTACCAATCTGGATCTTAACTACGGAGTAGGCGGACTAATTTCCCAATCTGAAAGATCTCGCCCTGTAGAAGCAAAAAAACAACAGCCGATGTCCCAAAGGTTATAAATATGCTTAATGCTAGTAAATTACTCCGTTCTAGACCAGATCGACCCGTCTTGGCGGAGAATAATGCACCATGATACCCCCTAGGAGGCCTAGGAGGCCTAGGAGGGAGCCTAAGCCGTCAGCTTGCAACTCTGTAGGGAGAACTTTTGGTTCCGAGTAAATTAAATTGGACGAGGATCACTGCATGCAAGCAAAAGATGGGCTGTTTGAATAAAACCACTCTCGCCCCGAGGTTTAGTTATAGGGGAACATTCGGACTAGACATTTAAACATaaagatcaagatcaacaactATCGCGATTGATCTGATCGGCCTTTTCTCCACGCTCGCTACTTCATTTCGGTCGCAGAGTCATCGACATGGGCTCCCTTCGTTTTCTCCTTTTCGCATCGATCGCCACTTTGGTTTCCTGTCGCGATGTCCCCGATAATATCAAGGCTTTCAAAGAGAGCATCATAAAACAGGGCTCTTGTAATGATACTCTCGCAGAAGGCTTCCACAGCGCCGACGGCGACGATGGCTGTAAGCCTTCCAAGAGCCGCATTGCAACCGCGACTAATCAGTAGCAGCATACGTCTACTGCGGCGACCATCTCAAAGACTACAATGTGATATATCTTCAGGGCACCAAAGGCAAGCTCGTCAATATGGACATCGACTGTGATGGAGTCCAGGGCAGCTCTGCAGATGACGGGCGCTGTGGCTCATCAGGCGACACACAATCCGTCACGTCTTTCCAAGACCAGCTAAAATCGTATGGAACGGATCAGAAGGACCTCGATGCCAATATTCATCCTTACGTGGTGTTCGGAAACGTGGGTACCAAGAAGAACTGGCCAACTTTTGATGCGCAAAAGCACGGCATCAAGCCACTGAGTGTGATGGCTGTTGTATGTGGCGATAAAATGGTAAAGCATTCCCTTTTATTGAAAGCCGAATTCTTACTGACTTTGCTAGTTTTACGGCATCTGGGGCGACGagaatggcgatgatggtgatgaagctATGGTCGGAGAGGCCTCCGTCTCTCTTGCAACAGCTTGCTTCGGCGATGATATGAACGGCGACAatggtcatgatgaagatgatgtatTGTATATTGCCTTCCCTGGTAGCGACGCTGTCCCAGGAGAAGATGGTGCCGACTGGGACGCCAAAAACTTCAAAGACTTCGAAGAGagtcttggtggtgttggagatAAGTTGGTCGCTCGAATCGAGGACATCGATAGTGGTGCCTCTTGCTTGTGGCCTGGTACATGGGGAATGGTAAGATATTACCCTTTAGTGTCATTTCAAGTTGTACTGACGTTATGGTAGGGTCTACTCGTCGCATCGGCTATGGTTGCCATGGTGGTTTGAACACAAGAGGGTGTATGCATAGTGGGCTTCGGCAGCTCATGATTCTGGCGATGTTTTGTGCTACGAGCCTAATGTTTATTATATGGAGTGTTGATATTGGGCATTTGGTTGCATAtagaagaagccatcatAGACATAGAATACCTAATTGTACACTTTTGTTACCTTCTGCTTCATGCACAGCATTCTCTATCACATTTCATCACTGAAGGAACACAATAGTTCGGACACCGCGTAAAACAGTAGACGATGATAATAGACAAGGATATCTTCGTTCAACGAGTGTTTTTATCTAAAATTGGATATAATAAGTGAGAAAGGAAAGCTTGTCGCAAGCGCTATGATCTACATATCTAAAGTGTTGAAATCGAACGCAACTCATACCGCCAAGGCGATTCCTAACAACGAAGTGAAAATAATAACCCAATTACCACCAGACTCTAATCCAGCACCTGAATTCGTCGAGTCTTGCTTCGCACCCATGGCAGTCGGCCGCGTCGCCTCGACCCGGACGTTATCCGCCGCCTTGTCCTGGTCAGGAGTGTAAGTAAGTGGCTTGAACCCGCATGACCGCATGATAATATCCAGGTCTGTTTCGTTAGCAGCTGATCAATGAGTTGGGGCGTGGAAACTCACTATTTTGCTTGTGCCCATCAACAACGATGCAGTCTTGACATAGCGCTGCGATCTTGGCCACATCAAAGCTCGTATTGTTGCATACACATTCCCTCTCCGGATCATCCTCTGGAACTACTGATTGGGTCTGCAAACTAGCTCCCCAACTCGTCATGCTCGCTGTACCAGAATCACCCTGGAGAGTCTTGGTAGCTTGAGTCACTTCGGAGCTGACAAACGATGAACTTATCATGGAACGCCTCATTGTCATTGTCTGCTCCTCCGCACTAGTGTCGTCCGCAGCCCATTTCATTGACGCCGGCGTAGACTTGGCAGTCGACGTtggcgttgacgttgacgttgacgttgacgttgaagttgaagctgaCGATGTCGTGCTCTCTTGAGGCTCGAACTGTGGAGGAAATGACGTCGGCGCAGCCCTGATGATagagaagcttctcttgtGCAGTCCATCGTCCTCGACCGGTTCCACGGCCAACTTTGGAACCCACTCGGGGTTTGGCTGTCGCTTCGCGAGGCGATGGTTGTGAACATCACATTTTGCTGTCAACTCGACGATTGGACCACAGATCGTCACGCACATGAGTGGAATGTCGTCCGGCGGCAAGACGTCTGCCATGGCGACGGCGACGAGGCCTGTAATTGCGGCCTGTCTGGCCCATGACAATCTCATCTCGACGAATAGCTGCCTCGATTGTATTGGATCCCAAGTCGACGATGGTGGCCCGTACGTTTAGGCCTCAAAGACAAGATAAGACAAGACAGGATGAGCCGCCTGCAGCCAGCAATTGAATAATAAGCGAAAGAATATAGAGGCACAGCCCCGGGATAACACAAAAGTGATACCAATATGGTTAAAGAGCGTATGGTAGCGAGACCAAGATGTCACCCGTTCAACAGGAAGACAAAGACGACAAATGTCTCGAGACGAGAAGCACGCACGAGGAGGCGAACCAAGGCGACGGTACTCCTCGGTGCATGGTGAAACGCGTACCTAAAGGAGAGTAGTAGTCTGTATCAAGTGCAGGGCACGATGCTACGTGGAGCGAGATCGAGAACGTTGTTGCAGGGAACATGACGGCTGGGCTTGGGAAACAAGTAGTATTCCGGTGATAGCTTGTTACACTAGAGGTTCAGAGCTGAGACGCCTGCTAGCCTGGTCAATCGGCTGAAACACGGTGGTTGAAGCTTCGTCTCAGGACAGGATCATGGTGGATTAGTCATGAAACAATTTGACTGACGCGAACACCATGATAGACAGAGATCGTGATAGCCGAACCGCTATGGAATATTTTTAGCTAGTACCTACCTGGCTGCTGGCCTCCCCGTCTTAAGCTTAATTGATAGACATGGGGTAGTCTGATCTGTTCATCGCCAGAGTTCAAACGGCTACTACTATGGGTCAGAGGGCCATCAATAAACCCAGGTACTATAGAGTATAGACATCAGGTAATAGAAACATTGCTCTCGCATCACATTTTTTTAACATCTTCGAATCTAAATCTATGTCCAGTAAACATCTTCACCTGTTCACGCCGTGCATCCGCCATGTCCTTCCAGTGTATCTCGGCGTGTATCATCAACCACGTCCATGTGTCATTTCATGCTTATTAAAAACGGTATAATCTTAGCCAACAGTCGACGAATTCATACAATCAAGAAATCTAAAAGTCGGCCGTCGAAAAAATTGTGTCTGTCTCAAAATCAGGTGAGACATCTAGAAGCGGTGCTGGCGACCAACACTCTCGACGCGCACGCCAAGCTTGACCATCTCGCGAGAGTCGATGACACCACGGCCATCAAAGACCCAGCGGGGCTTGGCCATGCTCTCAGAAATGCGGACCCAGTCAACGCGCTCCTTCGGCTTGTACTCCTCGGAGCTTCCCATTCCTGTAGCGAAGCCAGTGTCCTTGCTCTCACGCTCCTGGATGCAGTCGGGGCAGTCATCTTCACAGCTGGGCTCGACGTTGAAGCGGTCCAGAGGGTCATGGGACTGGACATCGGCACGTTGCACAAGGTGCTTGTGGAGAGCGAGGAGCTCGTTGGCACTGGGGGTGGCGCTCTCGAAAGGACGAGGGTCGGCCTTGGGGTTGGGCTTGCGGCCAATGGTCTTGGACTGGACGGCAGGTGTAGGGgcgggaggaggaggaggctggtTGCGGAACTCATCGAACTCGGtagcaatgatgatggcggtACTGGAGTCGCAAGCATCGTAGGCATTGCCGTGAACGGTGATGTTATGTCCCTCAGCGAGGGGTCCGAGGAGTTCCTTGATCTCGGCCTTAATAACCAGAGGGTTACAGCAGGGATCGAAGACAGCCACCTCACGGGGGCGCTCCTCAAGAAGGgtcttgatcatctcaagAGCGGGAGCTTCACGGGTATCAGAGGTGTTCTTCTTAAAAGCAAAGCCAAGAATGGTAACCTTCTTGCCAACAAGGGTGTTGTTGAGGCACTTGATGACACGGTTGGAGAAACGGTCACGGGCATACTCGTTCATCTTGACAACCTGGCGCCAATACTCAGCGACCTCGGGAAGACCCATGGTCTCAGCAAGGTAGACGAGGTTGAGAacatccttcttgaagcaGCTGCCACCGAAACCGATACCAGCCATCAAGAACTTGTTACCAATACGGGGGTCAACACCGACAGCACGggcaacctcatcaacatccgCGCCAGTCTGCTCGCAGACAGCGGAGATAGAGTTAATGGAGGAGATACGCTGAGCCAGCATAGAGTTGGCAACAAGCTTAGCGAGCTCGGAAGACCAGACGTTGGTGGTCAAAATGCGCTCACGAGGAATCCAGGCGTTGTAAACCTTGACGAGAGCCTCGGCAGCTCGCTTACCAGAGGGGGTAGGAGCAGAACCGATCAGGATACGGTCAGGGTAGAGGAGATCGTTGACGGCGGTACCAGCAGCCAAGAACTCGGGGTTGGAGAGAATCTCGAAATGGACACCAGGGCGGTGCATGTTAAGCTTGAATCACGTTGTTAGCATTTGACCGCTTTTCTGCTGCAACATTGACAATGTACTTACAGTATCAGCGACAAGCTGGGCAGTTCGGCAAGGAACAGTCGACTTCTCGACAATGATGGCGCCCTCGCGGGCGTACTGAGCAACAACACCGGTGACAGCCTCGAAAGCGGTCATGTCAGTGGCGCTGCCGGCACCAACACCACGGTACTTGGTGGGAGTGTTAACGGCAACAAGCACAATATCGGCCTCGCCAATGTGCTTGGCAATGTCGGTGGAAAAGAACAGGTTGGGCTTGCGCTCAGCGACGGCGATCTCGCCCTCCTCGGCAGGGGAACCCTCACTGTCAGTGGTAGGCTCATTGGAGATCTTGGTAGGTCGGCCACCATCACGGGCAATTCGGACGATATCGTGCAGACCGGGCTCGTAGATAGGGGGGTGGCGGGAGTTCCAACGGCGAATGCGGGTAGTGTCTCGGTCAACAACAGTGACCTGAATGTTGGGGTTCTGGAAAGCGACGACAGCAGCGGTAGGGCCACCTGTGTGAAGTTTGTTAGTTTGTTGGAACTCAATTGCGTTATGGGAGCGGTGTATAGCATTTCGAGGGGTTGATAAGCGCGCAGTCATGATATGGAGCGCTTTGCCACAACTCTCGCAAATTCGATACACCAGCTTTTTCCTCTCTCATGGAGAGTCGATTGGAAAAGGTTTCTGCAACTTACCAACGTAACCAGCACCGACACAGCAGATGCGGCGGACCTCAATGGGGGCCTCCTGAGTACCGTTtgaagacatgatgatcAGAGGCGGTATGAAGATGTTacagacaagacaaagaacaATCTGTAGAGACGATGCGCGCAAACGATGTCACGAATCGACACACGTAGTATGCTAGCGAGTGTAAGGGTTCGGAGAGAGATGAGAGGGAATGGGGAGGTTTATAAAGGAGGTGGAAGCAAAGGCAAGGGAGGCTAGAAAAGATATTCCCACGTCAACGTTGCAGTTAAGGTGAGCTAATGGGAAAAAGGGGGGCACTACTTTCCCTCTGGGCTCTGGAGGAGACTGGAGAAGGATCCATGGAGGGAGACTACTTTACCTGGCccaaggcaaaggcaaaggccGCCGGTGGAGGGGCAGTCGCTGAAGCCACGCAACGATTGGGGAGCAACTTTTTGGCACGAGAAATTAAGGCGGTGAGATTATTCCCAT belongs to Fusarium musae strain F31 chromosome 9, whole genome shotgun sequence and includes:
- a CDS encoding hypothetical protein (EggNog:ENOG41) is translated as MSAQLQHNAAWEASPLAFLSRQFIEGVPKIPKGVTLSGKTALITGSNVGLGFECARQLLALDLSYLIIAVRNQTRGDSAAQKLRNEFPRAKIEVLLVDMASYKSIQNFVKWCETLPRLDIAILNAGLSRPQFERSDESKHEMTCQINYLSTALLAILLLPVLRKKHGNSEPAHLALVGSDMSYWAQWTGTSDSIWDTVDDPSSWSSNGAYQISKLLLIMFVGKLSEYVSPDEVIVNFPNPGACRGTEFGTDGKRSKIEQFWMSIAKPIVGRTVSTGARSYVDAVAVKGKESHGSFVGEGKMKPYPQIMYDPVGKALQETAWNDLVKELSFAKPLEILKGSN
- a CDS encoding hypothetical protein (EggNog:ENOG41~CAZy:GH75) yields the protein MGSLRFLLFASIATLVSCRDVPDNIKAFKESIIKQGSCNDTLAEGFHSADGDDGSYVYCGDHLKDYNVIYLQGTKGKLVNMDIDCDGVQGSSADDGRCGSSGDTQSVTSFQDQLKSYGTDQKDLDANIHPYVVFGNVGTKKNWPTFDAQKHGIKPLSVMAVFYGIWGDENGDDGDEAMVGEASVSLATACFGDDMNGDNGHDEDDVLYIAFPGSDAVPGEDGADWDAKNFKDFEESLGGVGDKLVARIEDIDSGASCLWPGTWGMGLLVASAMVAMVV
- a CDS encoding hypothetical protein (EggNog:ENOG41) yields the protein MADVLPPDDIPLMCVTICGPIVELTAKCDVHNHRLAKRQPNPEWVPKLAVEPVEDDGLHKRSFSIIRAAPTSFPPQFEPQESTTSSASTSTSTSTSTSTPTSTAKSTPASMKWAADDTSAEEQTMTMRRSMISSSFVSSEVTQATKTLQGDSGTASMTSWGASLQTQSVVPEDDPERECVCNNTSFDVAKIAALCQDCIVVDGHKQNNLDIIMRSCGFKPLTYTPDQDKAADNVRVEATRPTAMGAKQDSTNSGAGLESGGNWVIIFTSLLGIALAV
- a CDS encoding hypothetical protein (EggNog:ENOG41), whose protein sequence is MSSNGTQEAPIEVRRICCVGAGYVGGPTAAVVAFQNPNIQVTVVDRDTTRIRRWNSRHPPIYEPGLHDIVRIARDGGRPTKISNEPTTDSEGSPAEEGEIAVAERKPNLFFSTDIAKHIGEADIVLVAVNTPTKYRGVGAGSATDMTAFEAVTGVVAQYAREGAIIVEKSTVPCRTAQLVADTLNMHRPGVHFEILSNPEFLAAGTAVNDLLYPDRILIGSAPTPSGKRAAEALVKVYNAWIPRERILTTNVWSSELAKLVANSMLAQRISSINSISAVCEQTGADVDEVARAVGVDPRIGNKFLMAGIGFGGSCFKKDVLNLVYLAETMGLPEVAEYWRQVVKMNEYARDRFSNRVIKCLNNTLVGKKVTILGFAFKKNTSDTREAPALEMIKTLLEERPREVAVFDPCCNPLVIKAEIKELLGPLAEGHNITVHGNAYDACDSSTAIIIATEFDEFRNQPPPPPAPTPAVQSKTIGRKPNPKADPRPFESATPSANELLALHKHLVQRADVQSHDPLDRFNVEPSCEDDCPDCIQERESKDTGFATGMGSSEEYKPKERVDWVRISESMAKPRWVFDGRGVIDSREMVKLGVRVESVGRQHRF